GCCCCCCTGGCAGGGCCGATGAGTCAGCGAGCGCGGATTTTAGTGACCCGCATTGCGATCTTTGTGATTGGGGCGATGCTGTTGATCTGGGGTCTGTGGTACGAGGTCAGCAGTGATTTATGGGGTTATCTGGCAGTGACGGGCACGGTTTACCTGGCAGGCGCGATCCCCACGGTGGTCGGAGGTTTATACTGGAAGCGGGGGAGTCAGGCCGGGGCGCTGGCGGCGATTCTGGGAGGCCTGCTGGGGCTGTCCGCCATGGGACCCTGCGTGGAAACGATCAATGGCTGGTTCTCCTCGAACCTCAATGGAACTCATTTGACGTTGATTACATTTACCTTTTCCGCCGTCGTGTATGTATTGGGTTCGCTGCTCTTTCCGGATCAGCCTCGTGAGGCGAATGCTGAATCTGTCAATCCTAGAGCGCGTCACATTTAACCATAGCGTCTCTCAATCTAATATACTCGGTCCAAATGGACCTGGGAACGCTACAGTAAAACTGGACACAGTCTAAAGCAGAAGTGTGAGAAATTATCATGTATATGTGGATGACAATCTGGACGTTACTGCTGCTGATCAGTGGCGTGGCATTTCTGGTGGTACTGGTCTTTGTTTCTGTGGGTGTCAAAGCCGAATTGCGAGATACCCTGAATGATCTGAAAGCCGACGTGAACGAATCACAGGCACACGAGGAAATTCTGGATCGCCCTGTTGAATAACCGTTTGTGCGATGAATTGTGTGAAAAGCCACGCGTCGTAAACCCGTAAAAGTTGGGGATTTCGGAACAATAGACTGGTGCCGCAGTTTCGATCATGCTATTTTTAAATATCAGTCTGCAGAAAATCTCTGAATGTGAAGAGACCGTTCTGTTGTTATAAGTACAGGAGTCGCGTCGTTCATGATGTGCCCTTTTTGTCGTGATGGTGAGACGAAAGTAATTGATTCACGTTTGAGTCAACCTTTCAGTGTGCGCCGACGACGAGAGTGTCTGGCCTGTGGCAAACGCTATACGACTTACGAAAAAATCGAAGAGTCACCTCTCAAAGTCATCAAGAAAGATGGCGCGCGGGTTCCCTTTGACCGTATGAAAATGGTCACCGGTATTGAGACCGCCTGCTACAAACGCCCGGTCAGCCCTGATCAGATTGAATCGATTGTTGCGCAGATTGAAGCAGAAATCTACGAGAATTTCGATCGGGAAGTCCCCTCGCGATTTATCGGCGAACGGGTTTCCACGGTTTTGAAAGACGTCGATCAGGTCGCTTTCGTGCGGTTCGCGTCAGTCTATCGCAACTTCACCGATGCGAATGACTTCGTCACCGAAATCCAGCCGATGCTGCGAACCGACGACTGAAATCGCCGCGGTACTCAGGCGATGATCTCCGGCACTACATTGCCGGCGACTCCGGTGACCCGCATGTCGAGCCCCTGGAATTTGAACGTGAGCCGTTCGTGGTCCATGCCCAGCAGATGCAGCAGTGTCGCGTGGAAATCGTTGACGTGCATCGGATTTTCGGCCACATTGAAACCGATGTCATCGGTTTTTCCATAAGTGAAGCCGCGCTTCACACCGCCGCCCGCCATCCAGACGGTATAAGCGTCTTTATGGTGATCGCGACCGGGGGCTTTGCGATCTCCCTGCACCATGGGTGTTCTGCCGAACTCCGCGCCCCAGACGACCAGCGTATCATCCAGTAAGCCGCGCTGTCTGAGGTCTCTGATGAGCGCGGCGATCGGTTGATCGACCTGTCGGCATTTGTTCTTCAGACTTTTCACGATGCTGCCATGATGATCCCAGCCCTGGTCGAACAATTGCACGAACCGCACACCCCGTTCCACCAGTCGTCGCGCCAGCAGGCAGTTGTTGGCGAAGCTGGCTTTGCCCGGCAGTGTGCCATACTGCTCGTGAATGTGTTTTGGTTCGTTGGAAATATCCATCAGCTCGGGCACCGCAGACTGCATGCGATATGCCATCTCGTACTGATTGATGCGTGTGGCAATTTCCGGATCACCTACGTCGGCCAGCTGAACTTGATTGAGATGATTGACACTGTCGATAATCCGCTTGCGGTCTTCGCCTGTCATTCCCTTGGGATTGGACAGAAACAGAACCGGGTCTCCCGACGAACGGAATTCAACGCCCTGATAAATACTGGGTAGAAAGCCACTACCCCACAGGCTGTTTCCGGCTCCCGCGACATTGCCGGTAATCAGTACGACGAAGCCGGGCAGGTTACTGTTTGCGGAACCCAGGCCATAGTTGACCCACGAACCCAGCGAAGGGCGTCCGAAGCGTGAGAAGCCGGTCTGGAAAAAGAGCTGGGCGGGTGCGTGGTTGAAGTGATCGGTTTTCAGGGAATGAATCATACAGAGTTCATCGGAGACCGAACCCAGGTGAGGCATCAGTTCCGAGATGGGGAGGCCCGCTTCTCCCTGCTGCTGAAAGGCGAACGGGCTGCCCATCAGTTTGGGCTGTTCGCGAATGAACGCCAGCCGCAGTCCTTCCCAGAGCTTGTCGGGTACGAGTTCGCCGTCCAGTTCCTGCAGTTTAGGTTTCGCATCGTACAAGTCGAGGTGAGACGGCGCGCCGACCATGTGCAGGAAGATCACATTTTTGGCTTTGGGAGTGAAATGTGATTCGCGGGCCGCCATCGGGTTGGCGGCTGTGGGGAGTGCCGCCTGTAAGTCATTGGCCAGCAGCGTGGTGAGCGCCGCGCCTCCGACCCCCATGCCGGCCCGCTGGAAGAATTCACGTCGGGTATAATTTAACAGTTGTTGCAGATGCGCGTTCATGATTATCCCTTCGTGATGGTTTCATCTAAATTCAACAGGATGTTGGCAACATACAGCCACGCCGCCATGCGAGAGGCACCGACCCCTTCCGGTCGGTCGTCCGCTGCAATCAGCTTCTGGGCTGCCTGGGGATGATCCTGGAAATATTTCAGTTCCTGTTCAAAGACTTTGGTTAAATGATCCACTTCGATTGGCTTCGCTTCGCGGGCGACACACAGGCGGAATGCATACTTGATGCGTTCGCGGTCCGTCATGTCGGAATCCAGGCCTTTCGTCGCCAGCCGTTTTGCCAGACCGACGCCGATTTCCACGTACGCGGGATCGTTGAGCAGTGTCAGAGCCTGCAGGGGTGTATTGGTGCGCGAACGATTGATCACACAGGCACCCCGGTCCGGGGCATCGAAATTCGTAAAGCTCGGATACGGTGCGCTGCGTCTCCAGATCACATACACGCCGCGACGGTAACGGTCTTCGGAAGTAGAAGTCAGATACTTGGGCGCGTTGCGGCCCACGTGTCTCCAGAGTCCCTTTGGCTGGGGTGGATAAACGGGCGGGCCTCCCATTTTGGTCGAGAGCAGACCACTGATGGTCAGCGCGTTATCACGAATCGTTTCGGCTGAAAGACGCAGCCGGGGACCACGGGTATACAGCTTGTTGTAAGGATCCACTTCGAGCAGTTCTGGCGTGATGCGGGCCGACTGCTGATAGGTGGCCGACATCACGATTAGTTTATGAACCTGTTTCATCGACCAGTTGTGGTCCATGAATTCCACCGCCAGCCAGTCGAGTAATTCGGGATGCGTGGGGGCATCTCCCTGGCTGCCGAAATCTTCCTGGGTGGCGACAATGCCATGACCGAAAAACTGTGCCCACCAGCGATTGACGGTGACGCGTGCGACCAGCGGATTCTCGCGGGCAACAAGCCAGCGGGCAAACTCCAGGCGGTCAGGCGTCGCGTTTGTTTTAAGGGGATGCAGTGCGTCCGGAGTGCGGGGTGTGACTGCGGCGCCTTTGCTGAGGAAATCGCCGCGTTTGAAAATATTATTCATGCGGGGCTCCGGCATCTCTACCATCACCAGCGTGGAATCGGGTTCCAGTGCAGTCAGTTGTTCGCGGACCTGGCTCAGTTTCTGGTCGAGGTCGGTGTACTCCGCGTCCTGTTGTTGTTGATACTGCGTTAAGGCGGTGGTCTGCTTTTTGGTCCTTTTTTCTGCTTCGGTTCGCAGCGATTTGCGAACGTTTGCGGGGATTTTGCCGGCTTCTTCACTGTTCTCCAGCAGCGCCAGAGTGGTCTCTTCCCATTCCGACCAGGCGGTTTTCAGATCTTTCTGACGCTGGTTCAACTGCTTCTGCAGTGCCAGGCGTTCCGCCGTCAGTTGCTCTCTGGTTTTCAGTTCTTCTTTGGCCAGGGGAATCGCCAGTTTGGGGCCGGTAACTTCAAACGTCACGCTCTTGCCAAGCTGCTTGACCTCTAGCGGGGTGTTGTTGAAGAAGGCGAAGATCTGGTAGTAGTCCTGCTGTGAGAAGGGATCGTATTTGTGGTTGTGACACTGTGCACACTCGAATGTGGAACCGAGCCAGACCAGGCCGGTGGTATTGACGCGGTCGAAAATCTGGTTGACGCGATTCTCTTCGGGGTCAACGCCTGCTTCGACATTACAGGTCGTACAGCGATGAAAGCCGGTCGCGATTTTCTGGTCCAGTGTTGCTTTGGGGATCAGGTCGCCTGCAATCTGTTGAATGGTAAACTGATCGAAGGGCAGATCCGCATTCAAGGCGTTGATGATCCAGTCACGATACAGCCACATCTCACGCAGCTGGTCGGCCTGAAATCCGTTGGAGTCCGCATAGCGGGCCAGGTCGAGCCACTGCCGCGCCCATTTTTCACCATAGCGGGGTGATTTGAGTAGCTTGTCGACATATTTTTCATACGCGGCCGGAGACGGATTTTTTTCGAATGCGATCACATCTTCGGGAGAAGGGGGCAGGCCGATCAGGTCGAGGGAGACACGTCGCAGCAGCCGCGCGGGACTGGCCTGGGGAGACTGAGCGAGTGGCGGCGTTTGTTGTGATAATTTCTTTGCAACGAAGGCATCAATGGCATTGTTAATTCGAAAAGAGCTGTTTACTTCCGGCAGAGGACTTTTCACCGGTGGGATGTAGGCCCAGTGCTTCGGTTCTTCTGATTCCGTCGGCCAGTCTGCGCCGGCTTCGATCCATTGTTTGAGAGTCTGGATTTCCTGTTGTGTAAGTCGTGTGCCGGCATCGGCGGGAGGCATCTGTTCGCTCTCGTCTCTGCTGGAGACGCGATGCAGGAGCAGGCTCTCTTTACTGTTTCCGGGAATGATGGCCGGCTCACCCGAATCGTTGCGCAGCAGAATATTTTTGCGGCTGGTTAATCGCAGGCCCCCTTCGCGGGCATCGGGTCCATGACAGTCCTGACAGTGTTTGACAAACAGCGGTCGGACCGATTTCTCAAAGTCGATTTTGTGAGTCGCCGGTTTTTCTGCTGACACAGGCGCACCATGAGAAGTGGCCGGAGTGCTCAACACAAGCGAGGTGAGAACCGCGAGACAGCTACAGACAGTTCGTGGAACTTGAGAACCATACATACGCGTTCAATCCCTGTCAGGCCACCCGTAAGACTTTAAGAATCTCAAGAGGGAACCTGGTGAGATAATTGAAAGTAATGCCGGTCCGTCAGAACCGCCGAATTCGGGGGACGGTAGTCAGACACCATTGCCTGACGGGCTGAACTCATTTTGGGGAGAGTCGATTGACGTTGTTCTTTTCCTATCGGAATAATTCAATACGTTAGAATAACGGACGAGTCGAGAAAATTCAAGTTTTTTCATCTGAACGTCAGACATTCGCATCACCGGTAATTGTGGAATCACCGGTTTACTAAAGTCCGAACAGAGTACGACTTAGGATTTCTTCTTCAGGGCTTTCTTCGCGGGCTTTTTCATGGTTTGTGCTGATTTTCCCGCTTTGAACAGATCGACTTCGCCCGTATTCGGCTGCGATTTGCCCGGAGTCGAGCGTCCACGGTCCGCATAACTCTGCAGTAATTTCGTCAGTTCTTTGACGACTTCCGGATGTTCCGCCTGCACATTTTTCTGTTCGCTGACATCGTTGTTGAGGTCATACAGTTGGATGGCGGGGAGTTCACTCAGGTTGTCTTTGCCTGGCTTGGGAAAGCTCCAGCCTCCCGAACCCGGACAGAGTTCGAGTTTCCAGTGATCTTTGCGAATGGAAAACGCACCGCGAATCGAATGGTGGACGGCGGCTTCCCTGAGTGGCGTATCGGCTTTGCTTTCCATGGCGGGAAGAATACTCACGCTGTCTTCGCCGGCATCATCGGGGACTTTTGCACCCACGATGTCGGCGGCGGTGGCAAACAGATCGGTCAGGCAGGTGAGCTGATCCGAATGCGTGCCCGCTTTAATTCGCGCGGGCCAGTTGGCGATGAAGGGGACCCGGTGTCCGCCTTCATAGATGTCGGCCTTGTGTCCGCGAAACTGGTAGCTGGGTTGATGATCTTTGTCGGTCATCTCTTTGAAGTTGGCAGCGGGAGAGCAGCCATTGTCGGCGGTGAAGATGACGAGTGTGTTTTCAGCAATGCCCTGTTTCTTCAGCGCCTGCATCACCTGGCCGACGGTGTCGTCGACCTGCATGACAAAATCACAGTAGGCGTTGATGCCACTTTTGCCCTGCCATGCGGGTGTCGGCAGAATCGGCGTGTGAGGTGCATTGAGGGGGAAGTAAATGAAGAACGGTTTTCCCTGTTTCGCAGCGGCCGCCCGTTGATCGATGATCTCAACCGTTTTGTCGGTGATGCGGGGCAGCACGTCGATGGCTTCGAAATCTTTATGCGCCGGACCATCGCGAAAGAAGGCTTTGGTGACCGTGGGGATGCCCTGGCTGCGATCGTTTTCAATATAGACATACGGGGGCATGTCGAGTGAAGCGCTGATACCAAAGAAGTAATCGAAGCCGACGCTGTTCGGGCCGTTCTGGATCGGTTTGGCATAATCGACTTCCCAGCCTGGATTGGTTTTTTTGTTATATGCGGCTTCTGTGGCGAAACCCCCTTTTTTGAGTGACCAGTCCATGCCCAGATGCCATTTGCCGACACAGGCAGTATAGTAACCATGTTCTTTGAGCATTGAAGGAACCGTTTCGCGGTCCGGTTCAATCAGACGTCGGGACAGTCCCCAGAGCACGCCACTTTTGAGCCGCGAACGCCAGTTGTAGCGACCGGTGAGAACTCCGTAGCGGGTGGGTGTGCAGACGGACGAACTGGAATGCGCGTCGGTAAAAATCATGCCGCCGTGTGCGAGTTGATCGAGGTGCGGCGTGGCAATTTTACATTCCGGATTGAGTGCCCGAATGTCGCCGTAACCCATGTCATCGGCCAAAATGTAGATGATATTGGGATCGTTTGCTTTTTCTGCGGCGTGCGTTGTATCGGGTAAACCTGATCCGACAGAGATGGTTATCAGTATCAGACAGAGGGTCGCGAATCTGTGTAATCGATCTGTAATTACAGTATTAACCTGGCGCTGTGGAAAACATGTAACAGTCTGCATGGTGGCTCCTCGGAAAGGAATTCTTCTGGGATTCTCTGAATCGTTCCTTTCAGTATCAGCTGCGCGAACCACGGGGTCAAGGCAGAGAGTCCCGCCGACAGCAGTCGCTTGCCTGGAAGTACAGGTCACGCATACCAGCTTCGTTGCCGATTCGGGCACGCTGGTTCATAATGAGAGAGCCTGTAATATTGATGCTGCGTTTTACAAATATGAGGAAGATCTCACGGAAATGCTGAATGACTACCTGGCAAAGTCAACACATAGTCAACAAGCAGAAAAAGTAATTGACACAAATGTCTGAAAAGATTCGCGCACGCCCTCTCGCCGATTTTGAAACCGTGATCGGAAACCGAAACCTGATTACGGTCACGGTGGGTCCTCGACTCAATCCGATCATGCTCTCTCTGGGAAAACTGCCGGATTACCGACAGGAAAACTCGGGTGGTGCCAGCTTTGCAAAGAAAAAGTCAGAGACCCTCAATGACTATCGTATCCATTACTATGCAGGAGAAGACTGGTTCACTGTCGATCTGACTCCTACTTTAGAGAACTTTCATTCTGTTCAACCGATTGGCGATCAAAACTGGCTGTTAGTTCGTTGTCGAGCGTCGGGAGATCAAGATCGTAACGCCCATGTTTATGATGCTTCTGGAAAACATGTTCGGTGCTTTCCGGCAGGAGATGGGATTGAAGACGTGCAGGTTACGAAAGACTCAAAAATATGGATCAGTTATTTTGACGAAGGTGTCTTCGGAGATTGTGAACTGAGTCGAAGTGGTCTGGTCTGTCTCGACCACGTCGGAGAACAGGTATTTGATTTTCGTGCTGTTTGCATAGAAGCAGACCCGATCATTGACTGCTATGCACTCAATGTATGCTCAAGCCATGAAACATGGTTGTACTATTACACCGATTTTCCCGTTGTCCGAATTACAGACCATAAAGTTAACGGAATCTGGCGGAACCTTCCCGTTTCCGGTTCCAATGCTTTTGCTGTTTCTAAGGGAAACGTGCTTTTCTCAGGAGGCTATAATAATCGAACAGACCTCATCAAAGTTTATCTTCCTACCAATCAGCTCAGAAAAATACAGCCAATAACAGAGAACGGCAAAGCAATTAAAGACTTTAGTGCCTTCGGGCGATCACACAGTCTATATCTATCAACGGAGAAATCGCTCTTTGTTGTAGATGCAAATTTCTGTTAACAATCTGGCCGAATAAAAGGCGTCAGTGACAATGTCGGAAGTGATTGACGGCCTGTAAGTAATTATTCTGTAATGGCTTAGGGTGCACTTTTTTTCTGGTCAGCAGTCTCACGCTGCTCGCGGCTTATCTATGCATCTAATGCATGGCGTGTATAATGAAAATGCATTAGATATATCAGAAGATCGCATCCATAATGGTGAAGCATGGTGAGGTGATCTCACTTTGTACAGAATCCGCATCACTATTCATTTCTGGAGAGACATGACCATGAAAACTCACTTGAAGCGTTTCGTTTCGAGCTGTGCGGTGCTCTGCATTGCAGGAGCCGCGTTAGCTCAGCAGCATCCGCCTCTGACGAAAGAGGCGGCTCAACAGGCTGACAAAAAACAGGACATCAGTAAATGCCCGGTGATGGGGGACGCCAGTAATCCTTCTGTGAAGAACACTGTTATCGGCAGCATGTCAAACGGGGGCTGGTGGCCGAACCAGTTGAATCTGGATGTGCTGCATCAGAACTCGCAGAAGAGTAATCCGATGGGCGAAGATTTCAATTACGCCGCGGAATTTCAGAAACTCGACCTGGCAGCCGTGAAGAAAGACATCAAAAAATTGATGACCACCTCGCAAGACTGGTGGCCTGCGGACTACGGCCATTATGGTCCGTTGTTTATTCGCATGGCCTGGCATAGTGCGGGCACCTATCGTGTGACCGACGGTCGTGGCGGTGCTTCGGATGGGACACAACGCTTTGCACCCCTCAACAGCTGGCCCGACAATGCAAACCTCGACAAGGCCCGCAGATTGCTCTGGCCGATCAAACAGAAATATGGTCGCAAAATTTCCTGGGCCGACCTGATGGTTTTGACGGGTAACTGCGCTCTGGAATCAATGGGATTCGAAACGTTCGGATTTGCTGGCGGTCGTGAAGATGTCTGGGAACCACAAAAAGATGTGTACTGGGGACCGGAAAGTGAATGGCTGGGCGACGAGCGATACACGGGGGATCGGGAACTCGAAAATCCGCTGGCCGCCGTTCAGATGGGGTTGATCTACGTCAATCCGGAAGGACCAAACGGGAAGCCTGATCCGCTGGCTGCTGCCCATGACATTCGGGAAACATTCGCTCGGATGGCGATGAATGATGAAGAGACCGTCGCATTGATCGCTGGCGGACACACGTTTGGAAAAGCACACGGCGCCGCCAGTCCCAAAGGAAACGTCGGCCCGGAACCCGAAGGTGCGAGCCTGGCGGAGCAGGGATTGGGCTGGAAGAACAAATATAAAAAAGGAAACGCAGGCGATACGATCACCAGCGGTCTGGAAGGTGCCTGGACGTCAACGCCGACACAATGGTCGAACGGTTACTTTGATAATCTGTTCGGTTACGAATGGAAGCAGGTGAAGAGCCCCGCGGGTGCGTGGCAGTGGACACCGAAGGAAGAATCGGCTCAGGGAACGGTTCCCGATGCACACGATCCCAAAAAATCACACGCGCCCATGATGTTTACCACCGACCTGGCGCTCAAGATGGACCCCGCGTATGGCAAGATTTCCAGACGCTTCCATGAACACCCGGATGAGTTTGCCAAAGCTTTTGCGAAAGCATGGTACAAGTTGACTCACCGCGATATGGGACCTGTTTCCCGCTGTCTGGGACCCGAGGTGCCAGCCGCTCAGTTGTGGCAGGATCCCGTGCCCGCCGTCGATCATGAATTGGTCAACAAGCAGGATATCGCGGAATTGAAAGCCAAAGTACTGGCTTCGGAATTAACAGTACCCGAACTGGTTTCTACCGCCTGGGCGTCGGCTTCCACATTCCGCGGTTCCGATAACCGCGGGGGTGCCAACGGTGCTCGAATTCGTCTGGCTCCTCAGAAAGACTGGAAAGCCAACGATCCTGCTACACTGGCGAAAGTGATCAAGACACTGGAGCAGATTCAGTCCGAATTTAACAGCGCACAGTCGGGTGACAAAAAAGTTTCGCTGGCCGACCTGATCGTGCTGGCGGGTTCTGCTGCTGTGGAAGCAGCAGCGAAAAAAGCCGGGCATGAAGTTCAGGTTCCTTTCACACCGGGACGCACCGATGCGACTGCAGAAATGACGGACGCCGCAGCATTCGCTGTGCTGGAACCCAAGGCGGACGGATTTCGCAATTTCCAGGATCACGGTCACGTTTACGATCGATCCGCGGCGGAGATGCTTGTGGATCGCGCCAATCTGTTGACGTTGACGGCCCCTGAGATGACGGTTCTGGTGGGCGGCATGCGGGCGTTGAATGCCAACGCCGGGAATTCTTCGCTGGGTGTGTTTACGAAGCAACCGGGCACGTTGACAAATGACTTCTTCGTGAATCTGCTGGACATGAATACCAAATGGGACAAGTCCAAAATGTGTGAGCATTTTTATGAAGGACGCGATCGCAAGACAGATCAGGTCAAATGGATGGCCAGTTCGGTCGATCTGGTCTTCGGTTCGAATTCACAACTGCGTGCCATCGCGGAAGTGTATGGCAGCGAAGACGCCGAGCAGAAGTTCGTGAATGATTTCGTAGCCGCCTGGACGAAGGTGATGAACCTGGATCGATTTGATCTGGACCGGTCACAGCAGAAAGCAGCAAAAGCGGTGGCCGTCGGCCAGCGCTGAACTGCGACCTGCTTCAGGAAAGTGAGTTCGCGGATGCGTACCGATCGGCTCTGTGAGTCGGTCGGTCGCAGCGTGAAATGAGAAGGTTGATGCCCGCTTCGATTTCAGCAGGATGAAATCCAGGCGGGCATCTTGCGTTCAGAATGTCAGCCTGATAGTTTAATAGACATGAGAACAGGTTGCGTGTTGCGCTCTCGACAGGACAGCTGCGACCGAAAGAACAGCTCAACCCATTCTTTCAGCCATGTAGGACTATGAGGACGAAAATGTCTAAATCTGCTTTATTGAGTCTCTTTTTGTTAACCATTGTCGGCTGCGGTGCTCAGCCTGCTCCCGAGGAACAGAGTGAAGCAACTCCCAGTCAGGCTGGGCCTGAGCCAGCACCGGCTAAGGAACCTGCGACTCAGAAAGAAAAAACGGCGCTGAAAAAAGAGGAATCTGACGACGATGATTATGTTGAAAGCGTCATGGCCAAACATCGTGAGAAAACTTTCCGGTCGTCATTAAACGATCTGAAATCGCAGGATCGCGATCAGCGCGTCATGGCCGTCTCCATGATGGTCACGTCCAAGATAGACCCCAACCGCGTTGTCACCGGTTTGTTGAATGTCGTGGATGACAAGGATGAACAGGTGGCAAATATGTCGCGGAAATACATCCAGTCACACACCTTTACATCCAAAGGCCAGCTTGTCGATTTCTATGCAGACTGGTGTGGCCCCTGTCGGCTGATGAAGCCGGTGGTGAAAGAACTTCAGGACGAAGGCTACCCGGTCATTCAGGTGGACGTCGATCAAAATCCGGATTTGAGTGCGCATTTTTATATCACCAGTATTCCGACGTTTGCGCTCATCGTCGACGGATCGATGCGCCAGCGCAGGATCGGCGTGGTGGACAAGTCGGAATTACTGAAACTGCTGAAAGAGATCCCTAAAGAAAATCAGAAGGAGAAAGAGAAATCGTATGTGACCGATCCGAAGCTGAAGGTGTATGGCGCCCTGGTGACAATGCAGTCAGAGAATCCCTGGTATCGGTATGAGGCGAAGCAGCAGTTAGGACAAGCTTCCTTACCGACGCTCATGGAGCTTCTGCGAGATCCAGGGCAGCGCGCCGTGTTTCGCGAGTCTGTGATGAAAGTACTCGAATCGTTCATGAAGTCAGAAGAGCAGGCGGCGCAAATCGTCAAGGTAATGACGGAGATCATGAACGATACTGAAGAGTCAGAGGAATTACGGGGCATGGCTGTCATTTTCCTCTCACGCCATGATCCCGTACGGAGCGGTACGCTGGATGAAAAACTGGTGGCCCTGTTAAACACATCCCGTCCCGTAGCGTTGCAGGCAGACGTGGCGGCAGAAATTGGTAACCGGAAAATCAAGCAGGGGTTGCCGGTATTGATTGAAAAGGTGAAGCATCTGGATCAGACACCGGAGGATGTACGAACTGCGTATATCTCGGCGCTGGGACAATTTGGTTCCCAA
The sequence above is a segment of the Gimesia algae genome. Coding sequences within it:
- the nrdR gene encoding transcriptional regulator NrdR, with the protein product MMCPFCRDGETKVIDSRLSQPFSVRRRRECLACGKRYTTYEKIEESPLKVIKKDGARVPFDRMKMVTGIETACYKRPVSPDQIESIVAQIEAEIYENFDREVPSRFIGERVSTVLKDVDQVAFVRFASVYRNFTDANDFVTEIQPMLRTDD
- the katG gene encoding catalase/peroxidase HPI; the encoded protein is MKTHLKRFVSSCAVLCIAGAALAQQHPPLTKEAAQQADKKQDISKCPVMGDASNPSVKNTVIGSMSNGGWWPNQLNLDVLHQNSQKSNPMGEDFNYAAEFQKLDLAAVKKDIKKLMTTSQDWWPADYGHYGPLFIRMAWHSAGTYRVTDGRGGASDGTQRFAPLNSWPDNANLDKARRLLWPIKQKYGRKISWADLMVLTGNCALESMGFETFGFAGGREDVWEPQKDVYWGPESEWLGDERYTGDRELENPLAAVQMGLIYVNPEGPNGKPDPLAAAHDIRETFARMAMNDEETVALIAGGHTFGKAHGAASPKGNVGPEPEGASLAEQGLGWKNKYKKGNAGDTITSGLEGAWTSTPTQWSNGYFDNLFGYEWKQVKSPAGAWQWTPKEESAQGTVPDAHDPKKSHAPMMFTTDLALKMDPAYGKISRRFHEHPDEFAKAFAKAWYKLTHRDMGPVSRCLGPEVPAAQLWQDPVPAVDHELVNKQDIAELKAKVLASELTVPELVSTAWASASTFRGSDNRGGANGARIRLAPQKDWKANDPATLAKVIKTLEQIQSEFNSAQSGDKKVSLADLIVLAGSAAVEAAAKKAGHEVQVPFTPGRTDATAEMTDAAAFAVLEPKADGFRNFQDHGHVYDRSAAEMLVDRANLLTLTAPEMTVLVGGMRALNANAGNSSLGVFTKQPGTLTNDFFVNLLDMNTKWDKSKMCEHFYEGRDRKTDQVKWMASSVDLVFGSNSQLRAIAEVYGSEDAEQKFVNDFVAAWTKVMNLDRFDLDRSQQKAAKAVAVGQR
- a CDS encoding sulfatase family protein, with protein sequence MQTVTCFPQRQVNTVITDRLHRFATLCLILITISVGSGLPDTTHAAEKANDPNIIYILADDMGYGDIRALNPECKIATPHLDQLAHGGMIFTDAHSSSSVCTPTRYGVLTGRYNWRSRLKSGVLWGLSRRLIEPDRETVPSMLKEHGYYTACVGKWHLGMDWSLKKGGFATEAAYNKKTNPGWEVDYAKPIQNGPNSVGFDYFFGISASLDMPPYVYIENDRSQGIPTVTKAFFRDGPAHKDFEAIDVLPRITDKTVEIIDQRAAAAKQGKPFFIYFPLNAPHTPILPTPAWQGKSGINAYCDFVMQVDDTVGQVMQALKKQGIAENTLVIFTADNGCSPAANFKEMTDKDHQPSYQFRGHKADIYEGGHRVPFIANWPARIKAGTHSDQLTCLTDLFATAADIVGAKVPDDAGEDSVSILPAMESKADTPLREAAVHHSIRGAFSIRKDHWKLELCPGSGGWSFPKPGKDNLSELPAIQLYDLNNDVSEQKNVQAEHPEVVKELTKLLQSYADRGRSTPGKSQPNTGEVDLFKAGKSAQTMKKPAKKALKKKS
- a CDS encoding DUF1553 domain-containing protein, translating into MSAEKPATHKIDFEKSVRPLFVKHCQDCHGPDAREGGLRLTSRKNILLRNDSGEPAIIPGNSKESLLLHRVSSRDESEQMPPADAGTRLTQQEIQTLKQWIEAGADWPTESEEPKHWAYIPPVKSPLPEVNSSFRINNAIDAFVAKKLSQQTPPLAQSPQASPARLLRRVSLDLIGLPPSPEDVIAFEKNPSPAAYEKYVDKLLKSPRYGEKWARQWLDLARYADSNGFQADQLREMWLYRDWIINALNADLPFDQFTIQQIAGDLIPKATLDQKIATGFHRCTTCNVEAGVDPEENRVNQIFDRVNTTGLVWLGSTFECAQCHNHKYDPFSQQDYYQIFAFFNNTPLEVKQLGKSVTFEVTGPKLAIPLAKEELKTREQLTAERLALQKQLNQRQKDLKTAWSEWEETTLALLENSEEAGKIPANVRKSLRTEAEKRTKKQTTALTQYQQQQDAEYTDLDQKLSQVREQLTALEPDSTLVMVEMPEPRMNNIFKRGDFLSKGAAVTPRTPDALHPLKTNATPDRLEFARWLVARENPLVARVTVNRWWAQFFGHGIVATQEDFGSQGDAPTHPELLDWLAVEFMDHNWSMKQVHKLIVMSATYQQSARITPELLEVDPYNKLYTRGPRLRLSAETIRDNALTISGLLSTKMGGPPVYPPQPKGLWRHVGRNAPKYLTSTSEDRYRRGVYVIWRRSAPYPSFTNFDAPDRGACVINRSRTNTPLQALTLLNDPAYVEIGVGLAKRLATKGLDSDMTDRERIKYAFRLCVAREAKPIEVDHLTKVFEQELKYFQDHPQAAQKLIAADDRPEGVGASRMAAWLYVANILLNLDETITKG
- a CDS encoding DUF1501 domain-containing protein produces the protein MNAHLQQLLNYTRREFFQRAGMGVGGAALTTLLANDLQAALPTAANPMAARESHFTPKAKNVIFLHMVGAPSHLDLYDAKPKLQELDGELVPDKLWEGLRLAFIREQPKLMGSPFAFQQQGEAGLPISELMPHLGSVSDELCMIHSLKTDHFNHAPAQLFFQTGFSRFGRPSLGSWVNYGLGSANSNLPGFVVLITGNVAGAGNSLWGSGFLPSIYQGVEFRSSGDPVLFLSNPKGMTGEDRKRIIDSVNHLNQVQLADVGDPEIATRINQYEMAYRMQSAVPELMDISNEPKHIHEQYGTLPGKASFANNCLLARRLVERGVRFVQLFDQGWDHHGSIVKSLKNKCRQVDQPIAALIRDLRQRGLLDDTLVVWGAEFGRTPMVQGDRKAPGRDHHKDAYTVWMAGGGVKRGFTYGKTDDIGFNVAENPMHVNDFHATLLHLLGMDHERLTFKFQGLDMRVTGVAGNVVPEIIA